One window of the Arthrobacter sp. zg-Y919 genome contains the following:
- a CDS encoding DUF2254 domain-containing protein, translated as MSNTTHGPSTFPPRHPGPEPRFHLSRDALRTSLWFWPTCASLAAVLLTLVLLQVRPEADAAWARWIWPTGVDTASSLLQTVATSVMTAATVTFSLTVVALQLASQQFSPRLLREFARDARTQTILGVLMGTFMVSITGLHGMDADRPVPVLVVGLVYILGIACGVVLLLFIGHITRSLRVDTMMLNAHQGCLAVLRETYPESGSGEVQDFPEPDGGTPVPVRRSGIIQAVQAKPLVQMLHEYGLTMRIEVQPGDHVTVGTPVARAWSDDGGPVPEEAVREALAAALEIGYERTPEQDAALGLRQLTDITVKALSPSINDPITAAHALGYCADLLVDLSRRRLGPEGETDVDGVLRLVTVGRDYRYFMDLVCGPVRRYAHSEPIVLSAILRLLRDCAANAVNDDQREEIRRQSSLVLGSTSRDLAVADEQEVRDMARRVEEALAGDLRSAFTDRAGETRSV; from the coding sequence TTGAGCAACACCACGCATGGTCCGTCCACCTTCCCGCCGCGCCACCCGGGTCCGGAGCCACGGTTCCACCTATCACGGGACGCGCTGCGGACGTCCCTCTGGTTCTGGCCCACCTGCGCTTCCCTCGCCGCGGTGCTGCTGACCCTCGTGCTGCTGCAGGTCCGCCCGGAAGCCGACGCCGCCTGGGCTCGCTGGATCTGGCCCACCGGCGTCGATACGGCAAGCAGCCTGCTGCAGACGGTGGCCACCAGCGTGATGACCGCCGCCACCGTGACCTTCTCGCTGACCGTGGTGGCCCTGCAGCTGGCCTCGCAGCAGTTTTCGCCCCGGCTGCTGCGCGAGTTCGCCCGCGATGCCCGCACGCAGACGATCCTGGGCGTGCTGATGGGCACCTTCATGGTCTCCATTACCGGCCTGCACGGCATGGATGCTGACCGGCCCGTCCCCGTGCTGGTGGTGGGGCTCGTCTACATCCTCGGGATCGCCTGCGGTGTGGTGCTGCTGCTGTTTATCGGGCACATCACCCGGTCCCTGCGCGTGGACACCATGATGCTCAATGCGCACCAGGGCTGCCTGGCCGTGCTGCGTGAAACCTATCCGGAGTCCGGGAGCGGCGAGGTGCAGGACTTCCCGGAGCCCGACGGCGGCACTCCCGTCCCGGTACGCCGCAGCGGCATCATCCAGGCGGTGCAGGCGAAACCGCTGGTGCAGATGCTGCACGAGTACGGGCTGACCATGCGGATCGAGGTGCAGCCCGGGGACCATGTCACCGTTGGGACACCTGTGGCCCGGGCGTGGAGCGACGACGGCGGACCGGTTCCGGAGGAGGCGGTGCGCGAGGCTCTGGCTGCTGCCCTGGAGATCGGTTACGAGCGGACGCCGGAGCAGGACGCGGCGCTGGGCCTGCGCCAGTTGACCGACATCACGGTCAAGGCCCTGTCACCGAGCATCAATGACCCGATAACCGCAGCGCACGCGCTGGGCTACTGCGCGGACCTGCTGGTGGATCTCTCCCGCCGCCGGCTCGGACCGGAGGGGGAAACCGACGTCGACGGCGTGCTGCGTCTGGTGACCGTCGGCCGGGACTACCGGTACTTCATGGACCTGGTCTGCGGGCCGGTGCGCCGCTATGCCCACTCCGAGCCGATTGTGCTGTCCGCAATCCTGCGGCTGCTGCGTGACTGCGCTGCCAACGCCGTCAACGACGACCAGCGTGAGGAGATCCGCCGGCAGTCCTCGCTGGTATTGGGGAGCACCTCCCGGGATCTGGCCGTCGCCGATGAGCAGGAGGTCCGGGACATGGCCCGCCGGGTCGAGGAAGCGCTGGCCGGGGACCTGCGGTCCGCCTTCACGGACCGGGCGGGGGAGACCCGGTCGGTTTAA